The DNA segment CGCCATCACCGTACTGAACTTGGCTTTACCGCTTGGTGGGCTTACCTCATCATCGCCCTGAACCTCATCGCTGCTTCCCCAGACCTGTGTATAGCTGACATCGTTTTGTGACTAGCACCAGTGATTAGATAAACCACCCGCGTTCCGGCGTGGTTCCAGCGGTTGCCGTACCTGTAGCTGCCTTCGCCGTCGAAAGCCGTTTCGGCCCGCTTGAAGCTCACCAGCCGCCAGGCTTGCAGCAGCGGCATTAAGCCGGGCCTCCGTCGAGGATGCGCTCCAGCACGCGCTCGACCTCCTCGGCCCCGATGGGGGTGCTGGCGTACTCGAGGGGGCTGGCCCCGCCCAAGGCCCGGTTGGGCTGCTGGAACCAGCGGGCTAGGCCAGCCTCGCTCTGGAAGACGTGCCGGGCCAGGGCTACCAGGCGGGCCACACGCAGCAGGCGTTCGCTCTCCTCGGGGGTGAACCGCCCGGCCTTTTTTCGGCGGGCCAGGGTGCTGGGGGGAATTTGCACCGCCTCGGCCAGCGCCTTCTCGGCGACACCCAGGGTTTCGACCAGAGCTGTCCAACCGGCTACAGGCAGGCCGTGCTTGAACTGAAGGATGCCCTCCTCGGCGCTGGCCGGGTTCAGGCCAAAGACCGAGAGGGGCTCCAGGGTGGGATCCACAACTAGGGCAGCCATACTGCCTCCTTTTGGCAAAATCATTATACCATTTGGTTATGGTTATCCAGAATCACCAGCCAGGTAATTAGCTCGAAGGGAGTGTCCTCCGTCACCTGCGCCTCGAGTTTGGGCACGGTAGCCCCACGCCCTGAGAACAGTTCCTGGGCGGTCTTGCGCTGGAAGGTGGAGCGGATGCTGTCCAGGGCGGCACGGAGCAAAGAGGTTTGATGTTCCAGATTTTCCAGGTTGTTGGTGAGCTTGTCAAAGTAGTCGTGTAAGGTCTGATCGGCGCGGTGTTTATCGGCGCAGAGGGCACGGTATAGCTCAAGGGTCTGCTTGGCCTGGGCATAGGTATAGCGCACCGAGCCGTCCGAGCGCACGTACACCAGAAAATACGGAGTAAGTGGGTTCAGGCCAGCCTCCACCGCCGGGCCGGTCTGGCGCAAGCAGAAAATAATCCCGGGCTTGGCCGCGCCCTCCTGGTTTACCAGCCCAAACAGCCCCAGGGGGGCCTGCTCGAGGGCTTCGCGGTGGGCATCCAGGAAATTGCTCAAATCCATGCGAAAGTCGTCCAGGCTGAAGTCGGCCAGGGTCACGCCGCCCTCGAGGTCTTCAAGGTCGAGCACCTCGTCCCGCAGGCGCAGGAGTTGCTGGTCGCGGTAGGAGAGGTCGGTGCGAATCTGATCCGGGGTCAGGGGGTTGTCCTGGGCGGTGGCGGTGAGGTCTACCAGGGCCATGCGGGCCTCTACCCGGTTCTTGAGGTTCAGGTAGGCATTCAGGTCGTCGGTGGGCCAGAAGTTGACCATCTGGATGCGCTGATTGGGGCTGCCGATGCGGTCTATGCGCCCAAAGCGCTGGATGATCCGCACTGGGTTCCAGTGGATGTCGTAGTTCACCAGATAGTCGCAGTCCTGGAGGTTCTGCCCTTCGGAAATGCAGTCTGTGGCGATCAGAATGTCAATTTCCTGATCCTTGGGAAAGTCACTCAGGCGCTCGCGCTGCTTGGCGCGGGGGGCGAAGTTGGTCAGGATGGCGTTGAAGTCGTTTGGCCCCAGGGTGGCCCGGTTGTCGCCGCTACCCACCACCAGCCCGATGTGCACCCCCTGCGCCCGTGCCCAGGGCTCGAGCTGCCGGTAGAGGTACTGGGCGGTGTCGGCAAAGGCGGTGAAGACCAGGGTTTTGCGGTTGGGCTGGCCTAGTTTGTTGCGGGTGGGGTTCTGTATCTTGGCCTCGAGCAACCCGCGCAACTTGGCCAGCTTGGCATCCCGTTCGGGTGTGACCATGCGGGCTACCCCCAGCAGGTCGTTGAGCTGTTCGAAGTCGGCCTGCAGGTCTTTCAGCCAACGCTCCACGTCGAGGTGGCGCAGGTCGTACTTGATCTGCTTGCCCACCTGAAGGGCTTCTTGCAGTTCCTCGTCGTCCTCGGCCTCCAGTTGCACGGACTCCAGCTCGCCGTTTTGCTGGCGGGCTTTGAAAGCCTCGAGTTTGCCGATGAGCTCGCTGATCTTAGTACAGGTGCGCTCCAGGGTCAGGGCGAAGGAATGCACGCTGCTCTCCAGGCGCTTGAGGAAGTTGACCTTCATCATCCCGATCAGGTAGCGCTCGCGGTTGGCCTGGGTGAAGTTGGCCACGCCGTCGCGGTCGTACTGCGGGCGGAAGTCCTCGAGCACGTAGTTGAAGGGGTTAAACAGGGCCAGTTGGTATTTGTCTATGTCATCATGCACATCGTTGTATTCGGGGAAAATGTTCTCGGTATCTATCTTGGCATAAATGGCTTCCGGCTTTTGCCGCTCGGGGAACCCGCCCAGTCGGGCCATCTCGTGGGCGTAGTAGGTCTGGATGTGCCTGCGCGAGCGGGCCAGGGTCAGGCCGTCGAGCAGTGAGAAAAACGCTGCGCTGAGGCGCTCGAGCAGTTCTTCCGGGTTGCGCTGCTTTAGCTCGGCCCACTGATTAAACTCCCGCTGCGCTACCGCCAGCACATCCTTGAGGCTCGAGACCCCCAGGGTCTCGGCAAAAGCCCCGTCTTTTCCACCCGAGATCAGCAGGAGCTGGTTGCGCAGGTCGGAGAGGTCGGTATTGACCGGGGTGGCCGAGAGCAGCAAGACCTTGGTGGGCACGCCCGAGTTGATGATGTCCTCCAGCAACCGCTCGTAGCGGCTCTTGCGGATCACCTGCCCGTCCGGGCCACGTCGCCCCCGGTTGTTGTTGCGAAAGTTGTGGCTTTCGTCAATCACCACCAGGTCGTAGTTGCCCCAGTTGAGCGTCTGGAGGTTGATGTCCCCCACCAGACCACTCTCTCTGGACAGGTCGGTGTGGGATAGCACCGTGTAGGCAAAGCGGTCTTTCAAGAACCGGTTGAGCGGACTGTTGTTCTGGGCCTGGTAGACGGTCCAGTTTTCCCGCAGCTTTTTGGGGGTGAGCACCAGCACCCGGTCGTTGAGGTTTTCAAAATACTTGATGACCGCCAATGCGGTGTAGGTTTTGCCCAGCCCTACGCTGTCGGCCAGGATGCAGCCCCCGTGGGTGAGCAGCTTGCGGATGGCCGCCTCGGCCCCGTGGCGCTGGAACTCGAACAGGGTTTTCCAGATTTCGCTCTCGTTCAGGCGCTGGCGTTGCTTTAGCTCTGTTCCCAGTTCGGCTTTTTGTTGGCCAAACAGATGGTACAGGGTTTTGTAGTAGACAAACTGGGGAGAGGTGGGGGTGTAGAGGCGCTCGAGGTGCTCGAGCACCTGCCGCTTGACATCCTCTACCAGCTCCGGGTTGTTCCACAATTCCTCGAACCAATCACGAAGGTCGTCGCGGTCGCGGCGGTCGGTAACCTCTATGTTCAGCTCGATGTTGTTGCGTTTGCCCAGCCCCAGCCCCTGAACGGTAAAGTTACTGCTGCCCAGGATGGCCTCCTGGTAGTCGCCGTGTTTGATCTGATAGACCTTCCCATGCACAAAGCCAGGTTTTTTGATGGAGCGAACCTCGACCTTGTCCTTGATCCAATCGGCGCATAGGCGGGCCACCCGGCTCTGCTTGAGCTGTTGCTCTAACTCGAGGGTATCCTGCTCGATGCGAACGTTGGGAGCGTGTTGCTTGCTGGGGTCAAGGGTGCGAACGAAATTTGGCTCGCCGAACAAGAACCTCATGCTGGATATGGAGTCGAGCTGAGCCCGGAGCGCTTCGTAGGCATAGATGGTAAAAAAGGCCGACACCACCGCCATCTCCGACCCTGGACGAATTTTCTCGCGCAGAAAATCACCTACCGAGCCTCTGGAATGGTTATCCTTCAAGCTAGATGAAAGGGTCGCTCGAGGCATATGCAAAATCATACCTTCCTCTGTAACCAAGACTTCAATGGGGACGGCTTCCTGTAGGGATTCAAACACCGAAGAATGTATGCAGTTTGACGAGGAATCTGGTGCGGCAGAGGGGTGGTGCATGTAGGGAACGGCAGCGCATCAGATTCCTCGCTGCGCTCGGAATGACAGGGGGAAGGGGCTCAGGATGACACCCTGCTGTCATTCCGAGGAGGCGAGAGCCGACGAGGAATCTGACACAGTGCAGGGGTGGGAAATGGAGGGCACGGCAGCGCATCAGATTCCTCGCTGCGCTCGGAATGACAGGGAAATAAACTCACCAAACCCCACCGCCTGACAATCCGCTGAAATGACCCTCTGCCAGAAGGTATATTGAAGTAAATGAGCCAGGAACTGCGCGAGCATCTCACCATTGCCCTGCAAGATTTTGCCAAGCAACCCCTCGAGCCCGCCGCACGCTCCCTCTGGCGCGTACTGGGCTACCAGAGCAGCCGCACCGCACCCCTCCACTCGCTGGACGACCTCCCCGATTCCGAGCGTCTGGCCGAGCTAAAGGCCCACACCCGCCAGTTCCGCTTTCTGTTCCAGCTCACCACCGACGAAATTCGCCTAACCCACCAGCCTTCGCTGGGTTTGGAGGGCGGGCGCTACGAGAACCAGATTATCGAGTCGTATGTGTTTGTGGCCCTCGAGCTCAACGAGCCGCAGTACACCCGTGGCAACCTGGCCGAGTTCACCCGCAGGCTCAACCGGGCCTTCCCCATGCCGGTGATGGTGCTCTTCAAGTACGGCGAGTTTCTTACCCTTGCAGCCGTAGAGCGGCGAGTCAACAAGCGGGACGAAGGCAAAGATGTAATCGAGCGCAACAAGGTCACGCTCATCAAAGACATCCGCTTTCAGCAGCCCCACCGCGCCCACCTGGATATTCTGGTGGGTCTGGCCCTGCCCAGCCTGAGCGCCAGCAAGGCCATCACGCACTTCGTGGAACTCGACCGGGCCTGGCGCAAGCAGCTCGACACCCAGGAGCTCAACAAGCGCTTTTACCAGGAGCTGGCCAACTGGTTCTACTGGGCCAGCGAGCACCCTGAGGTCAGCTTCCCGGACGTGGCAAAGGAGTCGCAGCCCGTCGAGAAAAGGCGCAAGCTGCAAATGCAGCTCATCCGGCTGATTACCCGCCTGATCTTCGTCTGGTTCCTGCGCGAAAAGGGCCTGGTTCCCAACGACCTGTTCGAGCCGAGCAAGCTGCAACACCTTCTCAAAGCGTTCAAAAAAGACGACCCCCAGGACAGCACCTACTACCAGGCCATCCTGCAAAACCTCTTTTTTGCCACCCTCAACCAACCCATGCGCCGCGACGACCCTCAAAAGCCCAAGGCCAGAAGGTTCGTCGAGGACGGAGGCTTTTTAGAGAACCGCAACGAATACGGGGTGAACGGTTTCCGCTATAAATCTGCCTTTGCAAACCCCGACGCTGCCCTCGAGCTTTTCGACACCATCCCCTTCATGAACGGTGGCCTGTTCGAGTGTCTGGACGTTTACGCCGACAAGCAACTCGGGATTGAAGAGCGCCGGATAGATGGTTTTTCCCGAGAGCCGAAGAACCGCGCCCGGGTTCCCAACGAGCTCTTCTTTGCCCAGGAGCAGCTTGCCGACCTCAACAGCTACTACGGCACCAGGGGCAAGCGCTACCGCGTGCGGGGCCTGATTGAGCTGCTGGAGCGCTACAAGTTCACCGTCACCGAGAATACCCCCATCGAGGAAGAGGTGGCCCTGGATCCCGAACTGTTGGGCAAGGTGTTCGAGAACCTGCTGGCCGCCTACAACCCCGAAACCGAGGAGACCGCCCGCCGCGAGACCGGCTCGTTCTACACCCCCCGCGACGTGGTGGACTTCATGGTAGACGAGAGCCTGCTGGTCTACCTGCACGAAAAGCTGAGCAGCGGCCAGCCCGCCCAGGTGGCCGGTAGCGGCGCCCAGGCCCCCATCCTGTACCCCCCGGAGGGGCTCATCTCACCCCAGGGCAACCCCAGCCAGGACGACCATCTCAAGGCCCGCCTGCGCCGCCTGCTGGACTACCAGAGCGAGCCCCCGCCTTTCTCGGAGGAAGAAAAGCGGCGGATTATCGAGGCCATAGACGAGTGCAAAATCATAGACCCAGCCTGTGGCTCGGGGGCCTTTCCGCTGGGGGCGCTGCAAAAGCTGGTGCACATCCTCGAGCAGCTCGACCCCCATGGCCAGCTCTGGCGCGAGCAGCAGGAAGCCAACCTGCGGCGCGAAATTGAGCGCGACCCCGTGGTGCAGGCCCTAAAGCTCGACCTGACCACCATCCAGCAAATCAACCTCGAGGCCGCCCGCAACCAGGCCCAACGGGCAATCCTGGAAGAGCTCAACACCCGCATCCGCACCCTCCAGGAAGCCTTCGACCCCTACCTCACCTACCCCGACTACGCCCGCAAGCTCTACCTGATCGAAAACTGCATCTACGGCGTGGACATCCAGCCCATCGCGGTGCAGATTGCCAAGCTGCGCTGCTTTATTGCCCTAATCGTAGACCAGAAGCACAACGACCAGCGCGAAAACCGGGGCATTTTGCCGCTGCCCAACCTCGAGACCAAGTTCGTGGCCGCCAACTCGCTCTTCCCCCTGGAACAACCCGGCATGTGGCCTACCGAGGTCTACAAGAAGGAAGCCGAGCTCAAGCACATTCGCCACCAGCACTTTTTGGCCCGCAGCTACGCGAAGAAAAAAGCCCTGCGCCAGCGCGACGCGCAAATCCGGGCCGAAATTGCCCAAATCCTCGAGCACAGCGGCTTTGCCAGCGACGAAGCCCGCCGCATGGCCCAGTTCGACCCCTACAACCAGAACGACTACGCCCGCTTCTTCGACCCGCACTGGATGTTCAGCTTGGAGTGCGGCTTCGACATTGTCATTGGCAACCCCCCCTACATCCGCCAGGAGAAAATCACGGCCGACAAGCCCATCTACGAAAAAGTTTACTCCGACGTATTCACCGGCACCGCCGACCTCTACGTGTACTTCTTCCGCCTGGGCCTGAAGCTCTTGCGCCAGGGCGGGGTGCTCTGCTACATCTGCTCCAACAAATACTTCCGCAGCGCCTACGGGGCCAGGCTGCGCCACTACCTCTCGCGCCATACCCGCATCCAGCTTCTGATTGACTTTGGCGATGCCCCGGTCTTTACCGCCATTACTTCGCCCAGCATTATCCTGACGCAAAACGCCCAGCCCAACGGCAACGTTATGCGCGTGCTGAGCTGGAACCCCCAGGATAACATTGCCGACTTCCGCCCCACCTTCCAGGAAAAGCACTTCCCCATGCCCCAGTCCAGCCTGGCAGACGACGGCTGGCGCATCGAACGCCCCGAAACCCTGGCCCTGCTGGAAAAGCTCCGCAAAGCGGGCACCCCCCTGGGCGAGTACGTGGGGGGCCGGTTTTACCGGGGCATCCTAACCGGCCTGAACGAAGCCTTTGTGGTAGACCGCGCCACCCGCGACCGCCTGATTGCCGAGCACAAAAGCAGCGCCGAGGTACTCAAGCCCTTCCTGCGCGGGCGGGACGTAAAGCGCTGGCGCATCCAGAACCCGGATTTGTGGCTTATTTTTACGCGCCGGGGCATTGACATAGACAAATATCCGGCCATCAAAAAGCACCTCTCAAAGTACAAAGACCGCCTCACTCCCGGCATTCCAGGAGGGCGCAAACCAGGTTCGTACAAGTGGTACGAAATCCAGGACAACATCGCCTACTGGAAAGAGTTCGAGCAGCCGAAGATTCTCTGGCAGGAGCTGGCTGTATACCAAGCTTTTGCATGGGATGAAAGCGGTATTTACTCAAATAACAAGACTTTTTTCATCCCTGATGCAAAAAAATGGATGCTTGCGTTGTTCAACTCCAAGGTGATGTACTTTTTGTTCACTCAACTCGTACAGCAGAAAGAAAACGGTGGGTTTTTCATGCAGGGTATATATCTGGAGAAACTTCCCATCCCCAAACCCACCCCCCAGGCCGAGGCGCTGGTTACGCGGCTGGTGGACTACATTTTGCTGGCGGCCCGTGCGGAGCTCCGAGAAGTGGTGGCGGCATTGGAGCAGGTGGTGGATGCGCTGGTGTTTGAGCTGTACCTGCCCGAGGAGCTGCACAGGGCGGGGCGGTTTCCGCTAAAGGTGCTTTCGGAGGTGCGCTGGCCGGACAAGCCCAGCCTACAGGAGCTGCGGGCGCTGGTGCAGCAGCTCTGGCAACCCGAGCACCCGGTGCGCAAGCTGGTCTGTTCCCTGGAAAGCATCCCCGAGGTGCGCCTGATTCAGCAGTCCGCCGCCAAAAACAACACCGCCCGCCCCACTCCAGAAGACCCGGATGCCGAGGAGTAGCCCTGTTGGTACAATAGCCCTTTCAGTCCCAGCCCCCTTTCCCCTGTCATCCCGAGCCCCTTTCCCCTGTCATTCCGAGCGCAGCGAGGAATCTGATGCGCTGCCGTCCCCTACATGCACCACCCCTCTGCCGTGCCAGATTCCTCGTCGGCTATCGCCTCCTCGGAATGACAGCACGGTGTCATTCCGAGCGCAGCGAGGAATCTGACACACCACCGCCCCCACATGCACCACCCCTTTGCCGTGCCAGATTCCTCGTCGGCTAAACCTCCTCGGAATGACAGCACGGTGTCATTCCGAACGAAGTGAGGAATCTGATGCGCTGCCGTCCCCTACATGCACCACCCCTTTGCCACACCAGATTCCTCGTCGGCAACGCCTCCTCGGAATGACAGCGTTTCACCCAGACAACCCACACAATCCCATCACCCGTGGAAAAATGAAAGCGTGAAAACTTATTGGGTCTACATTCTGGCAAGCCATAAGCGCGTGCTATACGTGGGCATGACCAGCAATATAGCAAGGCGAATGTATGAGCATCGCCACAAGCTAACCGGGGGGTTTACCGCCCGCTACAACGTGAATCAACTGGTCTACTTCGAACAAACCAATCAGGTCGAAGAAGCCATCCGACGCGAAAAGCAGATCAAGGGCTGGCGGCGCGGGAAGAAGCTCGAGCTAATCCGCACCTTCAACCCAACATGGCGCGATTTGTCCGAAGCATTGCTTGAGGAGCAGGGCCAACCCAGGGCGTAAAAACCCTACCCCAGCCGCTGTCCGTCCCGCTTCCCGCCCCAGCGACGCTCCATTCCGCCCGGCAACAGGATAAAGCTGTTGCGGTCGTCGGCCAGCTGGGCCCGCAAAATGTCCAGCACCTTGCGCTTGGCGCGGGGGGCCAGGATGGGAAAAAAGAGCTCGTAACGACGATCCAGGTTGCGCGGCATGGCGTCGGCGCTGCCCGCCCAGACCCGCCACTTGCCCCCGGCCTTGAAGGCGGCAATGCGGGCATGCTCCAGAAAGCGCCCCACCAGGCTCTTCACCTCCACACCTGCCCACAGGGTGGTCAGGGTGCTGCGAACTATCAGGTGTACCCGCGCCCCCCGGTTCAGGGCCTCCTCGAGGGCGCCCAGGATGGCGGGGTCGGTCAGGTGGTTGAACTTCAAAATAATTTCGCCCTTCTTGTGGGCCTCGGCCTGG comes from the Meiothermus sp. CFH 77666 genome and includes:
- a CDS encoding helicase-related protein; the protein is MPRATLSSSLKDNHSRGSVGDFLREKIRPGSEMAVVSAFFTIYAYEALRAQLDSISSMRFLFGEPNFVRTLDPSKQHAPNVRIEQDTLELEQQLKQSRVARLCADWIKDKVEVRSIKKPGFVHGKVYQIKHGDYQEAILGSSNFTVQGLGLGKRNNIELNIEVTDRRDRDDLRDWFEELWNNPELVEDVKRQVLEHLERLYTPTSPQFVYYKTLYHLFGQQKAELGTELKQRQRLNESEIWKTLFEFQRHGAEAAIRKLLTHGGCILADSVGLGKTYTALAVIKYFENLNDRVLVLTPKKLRENWTVYQAQNNSPLNRFLKDRFAYTVLSHTDLSRESGLVGDINLQTLNWGNYDLVVIDESHNFRNNNRGRRGPDGQVIRKSRYERLLEDIINSGVPTKVLLLSATPVNTDLSDLRNQLLLISGGKDGAFAETLGVSSLKDVLAVAQREFNQWAELKQRNPEELLERLSAAFFSLLDGLTLARSRRHIQTYYAHEMARLGGFPERQKPEAIYAKIDTENIFPEYNDVHDDIDKYQLALFNPFNYVLEDFRPQYDRDGVANFTQANRERYLIGMMKVNFLKRLESSVHSFALTLERTCTKISELIGKLEAFKARQQNGELESVQLEAEDDEELQEALQVGKQIKYDLRHLDVERWLKDLQADFEQLNDLLGVARMVTPERDAKLAKLRGLLEAKIQNPTRNKLGQPNRKTLVFTAFADTAQYLYRQLEPWARAQGVHIGLVVGSGDNRATLGPNDFNAILTNFAPRAKQRERLSDFPKDQEIDILIATDCISEGQNLQDCDYLVNYDIHWNPVRIIQRFGRIDRIGSPNQRIQMVNFWPTDDLNAYLNLKNRVEARMALVDLTATAQDNPLTPDQIRTDLSYRDQQLLRLRDEVLDLEDLEGGVTLADFSLDDFRMDLSNFLDAHREALEQAPLGLFGLVNQEGAAKPGIIFCLRQTGPAVEAGLNPLTPYFLVYVRSDGSVRYTYAQAKQTLELYRALCADKHRADQTLHDYFDKLTNNLENLEHQTSLLRAALDSIRSTFQRKTAQELFSGRGATVPKLEAQVTEDTPFELITWLVILDNHNQMV
- a CDS encoding TaqI-like C-terminal specificity domain-containing protein translates to MSQELREHLTIALQDFAKQPLEPAARSLWRVLGYQSSRTAPLHSLDDLPDSERLAELKAHTRQFRFLFQLTTDEIRLTHQPSLGLEGGRYENQIIESYVFVALELNEPQYTRGNLAEFTRRLNRAFPMPVMVLFKYGEFLTLAAVERRVNKRDEGKDVIERNKVTLIKDIRFQQPHRAHLDILVGLALPSLSASKAITHFVELDRAWRKQLDTQELNKRFYQELANWFYWASEHPEVSFPDVAKESQPVEKRRKLQMQLIRLITRLIFVWFLREKGLVPNDLFEPSKLQHLLKAFKKDDPQDSTYYQAILQNLFFATLNQPMRRDDPQKPKARRFVEDGGFLENRNEYGVNGFRYKSAFANPDAALELFDTIPFMNGGLFECLDVYADKQLGIEERRIDGFSREPKNRARVPNELFFAQEQLADLNSYYGTRGKRYRVRGLIELLERYKFTVTENTPIEEEVALDPELLGKVFENLLAAYNPETEETARRETGSFYTPRDVVDFMVDESLLVYLHEKLSSGQPAQVAGSGAQAPILYPPEGLISPQGNPSQDDHLKARLRRLLDYQSEPPPFSEEEKRRIIEAIDECKIIDPACGSGAFPLGALQKLVHILEQLDPHGQLWREQQEANLRREIERDPVVQALKLDLTTIQQINLEAARNQAQRAILEELNTRIRTLQEAFDPYLTYPDYARKLYLIENCIYGVDIQPIAVQIAKLRCFIALIVDQKHNDQRENRGILPLPNLETKFVAANSLFPLEQPGMWPTEVYKKEAELKHIRHQHFLARSYAKKKALRQRDAQIRAEIAQILEHSGFASDEARRMAQFDPYNQNDYARFFDPHWMFSLECGFDIVIGNPPYIRQEKITADKPIYEKVYSDVFTGTADLYVYFFRLGLKLLRQGGVLCYICSNKYFRSAYGARLRHYLSRHTRIQLLIDFGDAPVFTAITSPSIILTQNAQPNGNVMRVLSWNPQDNIADFRPTFQEKHFPMPQSSLADDGWRIERPETLALLEKLRKAGTPLGEYVGGRFYRGILTGLNEAFVVDRATRDRLIAEHKSSAEVLKPFLRGRDVKRWRIQNPDLWLIFTRRGIDIDKYPAIKKHLSKYKDRLTPGIPGGRKPGSYKWYEIQDNIAYWKEFEQPKILWQELAVYQAFAWDESGIYSNNKTFFIPDAKKWMLALFNSKVMYFLFTQLVQQKENGGFFMQGIYLEKLPIPKPTPQAEALVTRLVDYILLAARAELREVVAALEQVVDALVFELYLPEELHRAGRFPLKVLSEVRWPDKPSLQELRALVQQLWQPEHPVRKLVCSLESIPEVRLIQQSAAKNNTARPTPEDPDAEE
- a CDS encoding GIY-YIG nuclease family protein; protein product: MHHPFATPDSSSATPPRNDSVSPRQPTQSHHPWKNESVKTYWVYILASHKRVLYVGMTSNIARRMYEHRHKLTGGFTARYNVNQLVYFEQTNQVEEAIRREKQIKGWRRGKKLELIRTFNPTWRDLSEALLEEQGQPRA
- a CDS encoding antitoxin Xre/MbcA/ParS toxin-binding domain-containing protein, with the translated sequence MAALVVDPTLEPLSVFGLNPASAEEGILQFKHGLPVAGWTALVETLGVAEKALAEAVQIPPSTLARRKKAGRFTPEESERLLRVARLVALARHVFQSEAGLARWFQQPNRALGGASPLEYASTPIGAEEVERVLERILDGGPA